One genomic window of Chloroflexota bacterium includes the following:
- a CDS encoding guanylate kinase codes for MEKGKEKPKHGGLLFVLSGPSGAGKDAVLHRMKEFSFPFHRVVTVTTRSQRPGEKDGVDYHFTSDAEFQEMVQRGELLESAEVYGRWYGTPKQPVKEALDGGQNVILRVDVQGAATIKSLVPDAVLIFLTSPSLEYEERLKQRQTESDGERRLRMEKIDGEMKSLSLFDYMVVNHQGDLDSAVSQVMAIITAERRRVNRRLVSLE; via the coding sequence GTGGAGAAAGGGAAGGAGAAGCCTAAACACGGAGGGTTGCTTTTTGTCCTCTCCGGGCCCTCCGGCGCTGGGAAAGATGCGGTGCTCCATCGAATGAAGGAGTTTTCTTTCCCTTTTCACCGTGTGGTCACAGTGACCACACGTTCACAGCGGCCAGGTGAAAAGGATGGCGTCGATTACCATTTCACCTCGGACGCAGAATTTCAGGAGATGGTACAGCGGGGGGAGCTATTGGAAAGCGCAGAGGTCTATGGACGCTGGTATGGGACCCCCAAGCAACCGGTAAAGGAGGCGTTGGATGGGGGTCAGAATGTCATATTGAGAGTTGATGTTCAGGGGGCAGCCACCATCAAGAGTCTCGTGCCTGATGCGGTGCTTATCTTCCTCACATCTCCCTCGCTGGAGTATGAAGAGCGCCTGAAACAACGCCAGACTGAGTCCGACGGCGAGCGGAGATTACGAATGGAGAAAATTGACGGTGAAATGAAGAGCTTGTCCCTTTTCGACTACATGGTGGTGAACCACCAGGGTGATCTGGACTCAGCGGTGTCACAGGTTATGGCTATCATCACAGCAGAGAGACGCCGTGTAAATCGTCGTCTGGTCAGCCTCGAGTGA
- a CDS encoding DUF370 domain-containing protein, producing the protein MFTELIHLGFSNMAAMNKAVAVITPNSLPAKRLVQDGIKKGLIIDMSNGRKKKAVVIMESGHIILAAITPETIVSRLVAARRSDSKEQSGEREGEA; encoded by the coding sequence ATGTTTACAGAGCTCATCCATCTTGGTTTCAGTAACATGGCGGCGATGAATAAGGCTGTAGCCGTCATTACACCTAACTCGTTACCTGCCAAGCGCCTTGTTCAGGACGGAATCAAGAAAGGCCTGATCATTGATATGTCCAATGGTCGGAAGAAAAAGGCTGTTGTTATCATGGAGAGTGGACATATTATTCTGGCTGCCATTACTCCAGAGACCATTGTCAGCAGATTAGTGGCGGCCCGCAGATCCGATTCCAAGGAGCAGAGTGGAGAAAGGGAAGGAGAAGCCTAA